In Wolinella succinogenes DSM 1740, a single genomic region encodes these proteins:
- a CDS encoding flagellar biosynthesis anti-sigma factor FlgM, which yields MISPIQSGATLPTAKNVQNREVESKTESSASSSKVQAIKESLQKGEYKLDLPATAEKMALNLLNRE from the coding sequence ATGATCAGCCCTATCCAATCAGGAGCCACGCTCCCTACCGCCAAAAATGTCCAAAATCGCGAGGTCGAGTCCAAAACCGAATCCTCTGCCTCCTCTTCTAAGGTTCAGGCCATCAAAGAGAGTCTCCAAAAAGGAGAATACAAGCTAGACCTCCCCGCCACCGCTGAAAAGATGGCACTGAATTTGCTTAATCGGGAGTAG
- a CDS encoding peptidoglycan DD-metalloendopeptidase family protein, with amino-acid sequence MRFVWLWLVMGATLLFGAVAEERAWPKGATFLTFLEENKIPLSLYYSLPGEDKELAAEIYSGVRFHVLKDEESGEFLQALIPITEDSQIHVYKEKGEGNYGMAIIPISYFEKSQSVVLSMNASPYQDILEATGDYSLAGEFVSAYKNSLDFRRSIQRDDKLAVLYDRKYRLGKPFGSPSIKASMVETRGKPNFIFLFKDGRYYDDTGREMASFLLTTPLNYSRISSRFSSGRKHPVLGIVRPHLGVDYAAPKGTPIKAAGDGRVVFAGTKGGYGTTLIVAHADGYKTLYAHLNGIAKGIRTGVSVKQGSLIGFVGSSGLSTGPHLHLGLYKNDKAIDPLKSLKITKSALAGKERQEFMQLAQSYKSSLQEVVAQGVFPALGNAPEFLVKSELKPSSLRVE; translated from the coding sequence ATGCGATTTGTCTGGCTATGGTTGGTGATGGGGGCAACCCTCCTTTTTGGAGCGGTGGCTGAGGAGCGGGCATGGCCCAAGGGCGCGACATTTTTGACTTTCTTAGAAGAGAACAAGATTCCTCTTAGTCTCTACTATTCGCTTCCAGGTGAGGATAAGGAATTGGCCGCGGAGATCTATAGTGGCGTCCGATTCCATGTTCTTAAAGATGAGGAGAGCGGAGAGTTTCTTCAGGCTCTCATCCCCATCACTGAAGATAGTCAAATTCATGTCTACAAGGAGAAGGGCGAGGGGAACTATGGGATGGCGATCATCCCCATTAGTTACTTTGAGAAGAGCCAGTCAGTGGTTCTCTCTATGAATGCTTCTCCTTATCAGGATATTTTAGAGGCTACGGGTGACTACTCTTTGGCGGGTGAGTTTGTCTCGGCCTACAAAAACAGTCTTGATTTTCGACGAAGCATTCAAAGGGATGATAAGCTAGCCGTGCTCTATGATCGGAAATATCGCCTTGGAAAGCCTTTTGGGTCGCCCAGTATCAAGGCTTCTATGGTGGAGACTAGAGGGAAACCCAATTTTATCTTCCTCTTTAAAGATGGACGCTACTATGATGACACGGGGCGAGAAATGGCGAGCTTCTTGCTCACTACGCCGCTCAACTACTCTCGAATCTCTTCTCGATTCTCTTCAGGGCGCAAGCATCCTGTCTTAGGGATTGTTCGTCCTCACCTAGGGGTTGATTACGCCGCTCCTAAAGGAACTCCTATTAAGGCTGCGGGAGATGGTCGAGTCGTTTTTGCTGGCACCAAAGGAGGCTATGGAACGACTCTCATCGTGGCTCATGCCGATGGCTATAAAACACTCTATGCGCATCTTAATGGAATCGCCAAAGGGATTCGCACAGGCGTCTCTGTCAAGCAGGGCTCATTGATTGGATTTGTTGGGAGCAGCGGACTTAGCACGGGTCCCCATCTCCACCTAGGTCTCTACAAGAATGACAAAGCCATTGACCCTCTAAAGAGCCTCAAGATCACCAAGAGTGCTTTAGCGGGAAAAGAGCGCCAAGAGTTCATGCAGCTTGCCCAAAGCTACAAGAGCTCCCTGCAAGAGGTGGTGGCCCAAGGGGTTTTTCCTGCTCTAGGAAATGCACCAGAATTTTTGGTCAAAAGCGAGCTTAAGCCCTCATCGCTTAGGGTTGAATGA
- a CDS encoding NUDIX domain-containing protein, whose amino-acid sequence MIQNIRFGECINSPYVKPKRVFYTERGIEKSWDVVEAHDSVSVLLFDPKKRAFVLVKQFRPAVFLKGTSGYTYELCAGIVDKPGKSLEVIAQEEILEECGYSLSIDSLERITSFYTSVGFAGSRQTLFYAEVEDSLRQGEGGGVESENIEVVHLPLLEARAFMLDEERPKTPGLLFAFMWFFERHPKNFF is encoded by the coding sequence ATGATCCAGAATATTCGTTTTGGAGAGTGCATCAACTCTCCTTATGTGAAGCCTAAACGCGTCTTTTACACGGAGAGGGGAATCGAAAAGAGCTGGGATGTGGTTGAAGCTCACGATAGCGTGAGTGTCTTGCTTTTTGATCCCAAAAAAAGGGCGTTTGTTCTTGTGAAGCAGTTTCGCCCCGCGGTTTTTCTCAAAGGGACGAGCGGTTACACCTATGAGCTCTGTGCAGGGATTGTGGATAAACCAGGCAAAAGCCTAGAGGTGATTGCGCAAGAGGAGATTTTGGAGGAGTGTGGCTACTCTCTCTCCATCGATTCGCTAGAGCGAATCACCTCTTTTTACACATCAGTGGGTTTTGCAGGGAGTCGTCAGACGCTCTTTTATGCGGAGGTGGAAGATTCTCTTCGCCAAGGAGAGGGGGGCGGGGTAGAGTCTGAAAATATTGAGGTGGTGCACCTTCCGCTTTTGGAGGCAAGAGCTTTCATGCTGGATGAGGAACGACCCAAAACCCCGGGGCTTCTCTTTGCTTTCATGTGGTTTTTTGAGCGCCACCCTAAAAACTTCTTTTAA
- a CDS encoding plasminogen-binding N-terminal domain-containing protein, with the protein MIIRILSALLCGTMMFAAPLPFGNKIAVPIVQMDADSEHYAYVPAFDLRVGESGEIIRWFDRSHSAIVARAAVIEVKEGKAKIAFERFKTLDQKAFPNPELTPRKNDEVIFRTFYDRAFLIAPNQELYQKIKDAYPEMTWQHPDLFASYLLDNGTHAPNTEDFRKICDAYSAGIVYIVNLNEGQARDCQTFGLLKKDYITGRVAVEDRMKPFFSRLGSIEQSWFNFIIGGVAVEDYYLYYDALLKGQIKDEDITFFGRVYRYLQDGINKVF; encoded by the coding sequence GTGATCATTCGTATCCTCTCTGCCCTGCTATGCGGCACCATGATGTTTGCCGCCCCCCTTCCTTTTGGCAATAAAATCGCCGTTCCTATCGTCCAAATGGACGCTGATTCGGAGCACTACGCCTATGTTCCAGCCTTTGACCTTAGGGTGGGCGAGAGTGGAGAGATTATCCGTTGGTTTGATAGAAGCCATTCTGCTATCGTGGCGCGTGCTGCGGTGATTGAGGTGAAGGAAGGGAAGGCCAAGATCGCTTTTGAGCGCTTTAAGACGCTCGACCAAAAAGCCTTTCCAAATCCTGAACTCACGCCTAGAAAAAATGATGAGGTGATTTTCCGCACTTTCTACGATCGAGCTTTTTTGATCGCCCCCAATCAAGAGCTCTATCAAAAGATCAAAGATGCTTATCCTGAGATGACATGGCAACACCCTGATCTTTTTGCCTCTTACCTTTTAGACAATGGGACTCACGCCCCCAACACCGAAGATTTTCGTAAAATCTGTGATGCCTATAGCGCTGGAATCGTCTATATCGTCAATCTCAATGAAGGTCAAGCGCGAGATTGCCAAACCTTTGGACTGCTCAAAAAAGATTACATCACTGGTCGCGTTGCCGTGGAAGATCGCATGAAGCCTTTCTTTTCGCGCCTTGGAAGCATAGAGCAGAGCTGGTTTAACTTCATCATTGGAGGGGTAGCGGTGGAAGATTACTATCTTTATTACGATGCACTCCTCAAAGGTCAAATCAAAGATGAAGACATCACCTTCTTTGGTCGAGTCTATCGCTACCTCCAAGATGGAATCAATAAGGTTTTTTAA
- a CDS encoding FAD-linked oxidase C-terminal domain-containing protein produces MLDAQHIQALKEIVGEENCFDDKAHKLAYCYDATRNRYEPDAVIFPRCEEDVSRLLAYCNTHKITIVPRGAGSGFTGGSLPVNGGIVLAFEKHMNKILEIDMENMVARVQPGVVNKRLQEAVEAMGLFYPPDPASEEYSTLGGNVSENAGGMRAAKYGITKDYVMALRAVLPNGDIIRAGKKTIKDVAGYNIAGILIASEGTLAVITEITLKLLSKPKLRQSAMGVFPTIESAMNAVYKTMAAGVTPVAMEFLDNLTIRAVESKFSKGLPVEAGAILITDMDGNLPEEIELQMAKIEEKFKENGALSFKKAASEEEAKDLWFARRNASQSVTIYGKKKLNEDITVPRSKLPELLQRINAISERYGVKTPCFGHTGDGNVHVNVMVEDGSDPKQLEIGHQAIEEIFKAAVELEGTLSGEHGIGISKAPFMHLAFTPEEMNLFRAIKQAFDPNNILNNGKMAL; encoded by the coding sequence ATGTTAGATGCACAACATATTCAAGCCCTCAAAGAGATCGTTGGAGAAGAGAACTGTTTTGATGACAAAGCGCACAAGCTCGCCTACTGCTATGATGCGACGAGAAATCGTTATGAGCCTGATGCGGTTATTTTTCCTCGATGTGAAGAGGATGTGAGCCGTCTACTCGCCTATTGCAACACCCACAAGATCACGATCGTGCCTAGGGGTGCGGGGAGCGGATTCACGGGTGGATCACTTCCTGTAAATGGTGGAATCGTGCTGGCGTTTGAGAAACATATGAATAAAATTCTAGAGATCGATATGGAGAATATGGTCGCGCGTGTTCAGCCAGGAGTTGTGAACAAAAGACTCCAAGAAGCAGTCGAAGCGATGGGGCTCTTCTATCCGCCTGATCCAGCGAGCGAAGAGTATTCGACCCTTGGGGGAAACGTGAGCGAGAATGCGGGGGGCATGAGGGCGGCTAAATATGGAATCACCAAAGATTATGTGATGGCTCTAAGGGCGGTGCTTCCCAATGGCGATATCATTCGCGCAGGCAAAAAGACCATCAAGGATGTGGCGGGTTACAACATCGCGGGAATCTTGATTGCCAGCGAAGGGACGCTCGCGGTGATCACGGAGATCACGCTCAAGCTCCTAAGCAAGCCCAAACTTCGCCAGAGCGCGATGGGAGTTTTCCCCACGATCGAATCGGCGATGAACGCTGTCTATAAGACCATGGCCGCGGGTGTGACTCCCGTGGCGATGGAGTTTTTGGATAATCTCACCATTAGAGCCGTGGAGAGTAAATTTTCTAAAGGTCTCCCCGTGGAGGCAGGGGCGATTTTAATCACGGATATGGACGGAAATCTGCCCGAAGAGATTGAGTTGCAGATGGCCAAGATCGAAGAGAAATTCAAAGAAAATGGTGCCCTCTCTTTCAAAAAAGCGGCCAGCGAAGAGGAGGCTAAAGACCTCTGGTTTGCTAGGCGGAATGCCAGCCAAAGCGTCACGATTTATGGCAAAAAGAAGCTCAATGAAGACATCACGGTGCCTAGAAGCAAACTCCCTGAACTGCTTCAAAGAATCAACGCTATTTCAGAGCGTTATGGTGTGAAGACTCCTTGTTTTGGACATACAGGCGATGGAAATGTGCATGTGAATGTGATGGTGGAGGATGGGAGTGACCCAAAACAACTAGAGATTGGACATCAGGCAATCGAAGAGATTTTCAAGGCCGCGGTTGAGCTAGAAGGAACACTCAGTGGAGAACATGGGATTGGTATCTCTAAGGCGCCTTTTATGCATCTCGCTTTCACTCCAGAAGAGATGAATCTCTTCCGTGCGATCAAGCAGGCGTTTGATCCCAATAATATTCTCAATAATGGAAAGATGGCTCTCTAG
- the metE gene encoding 5-methyltetrahydropteroyltriglutamate--homocysteine S-methyltransferase, with amino-acid sequence MSQNIPSVILGFPRIGENRELKVTLESYWAKKVDENTLEESASKLRQTHWGIQSNIALASSNDFSFYDGMLDMIELLGAIPERFADIANPRARYFAMARGDENHTALSMLKWFNTNYHYLVPELGEGMVFAPDTTKLKALYKESLAHRRVPKIQLVGPLTFLALSDRGYEANRGLLNALLVAYGEVLKTVASWGSELYVQFDEPILALDPSSERLQDAKKSYDYLASTPGIKSFVATYFAASTEATEVLLQTPLWGIALDFVHGEENLASLPSIAKSDKVLIAGVIDGRNVWACDLGERLEFLNQLATKLPRERIYPSTSCSLLHLPYSVAPEAKIPLEVKPWLAFAKEKVKELEILSKRFAGVKLGAEEMEWERLNLENAQKRRDSKLTQNRGDHSTAKIALQEAKPRTTPFKERIALQERRFKLPPLPTTTIGSFPQDKEVRALRLAYKKGEITQDIYEEGMRAHIKACIEFQEEAGFDVLVHGEFERTDMVEYFGELLEGALITQNGWVQSYGSRCVKPPVIYGDVSRPKEMTLSWSRYAQSLTSRLMKGMLTGPVTILNWSFVRDDIPRSEVCAQIALAIKEEIRDLEEAGIAIIQVDEAAFKEGYPLKKAQRAAYEEFALKSFWIATSSVKDETQIHTHMCYSVFDDIITTILAMDADVITIETARAGNRLLEAFKKVNYDKQIGPGIYDIHSPRIPSVEEMKRQILALFEVIDPKQIWVNPDCGLKTRGWSETKASLQNLIQATQEVRAGL; translated from the coding sequence ATGTCCCAAAATATCCCTTCGGTGATTCTTGGATTCCCAAGAATCGGAGAAAATAGAGAGTTGAAAGTAACCCTAGAGTCCTATTGGGCAAAAAAAGTGGATGAGAATACCCTAGAGGAGAGTGCCTCAAAGCTCAGGCAGACGCACTGGGGGATTCAGTCTAATATTGCGCTAGCGAGCAGTAACGACTTTAGTTTTTATGATGGAATGCTCGATATGATCGAGCTTCTAGGCGCAATTCCAGAGCGATTTGCGGATATTGCCAATCCAAGGGCACGCTACTTTGCGATGGCACGAGGCGATGAGAATCACACCGCGCTCTCGATGCTGAAGTGGTTCAACACCAATTATCACTATTTAGTGCCTGAGCTTGGCGAGGGGATGGTTTTTGCCCCCGATACGACCAAGCTCAAAGCGCTCTATAAAGAGTCACTCGCCCATCGGCGTGTGCCAAAGATTCAGCTCGTGGGACCCCTCACCTTTTTGGCGCTGAGCGATAGAGGGTATGAGGCGAATCGAGGGCTATTGAATGCTCTTTTGGTGGCCTATGGCGAGGTGCTCAAAACGGTTGCCTCTTGGGGGAGTGAGCTCTATGTGCAGTTCGATGAACCCATTTTGGCGCTTGACCCAAGCTCAGAGAGGCTTCAAGATGCCAAGAAGAGCTATGACTATCTTGCGTCCACTCCTGGAATTAAATCCTTTGTAGCGACCTATTTTGCGGCTTCTACGGAGGCCACAGAGGTGCTTCTTCAGACTCCACTTTGGGGGATCGCCCTTGATTTTGTGCACGGAGAGGAGAATCTTGCCTCACTCCCCTCTATCGCCAAGAGTGATAAGGTGCTCATTGCAGGAGTGATTGATGGGCGTAATGTTTGGGCGTGCGATCTAGGTGAGCGACTAGAGTTTTTAAACCAGTTAGCCACGAAACTCCCCAGAGAGCGAATCTATCCCAGCACCTCATGCTCTCTACTCCATCTTCCCTATTCTGTAGCGCCTGAGGCCAAAATTCCCCTAGAGGTGAAGCCTTGGCTGGCTTTTGCCAAAGAGAAGGTGAAGGAGTTAGAGATTCTCTCCAAGCGATTTGCAGGTGTAAAGCTTGGAGCAGAAGAGATGGAGTGGGAGCGTCTCAACCTTGAAAATGCCCAAAAAAGGCGCGATTCCAAGCTCACCCAAAATAGAGGAGATCACTCCACCGCTAAAATCGCCCTCCAAGAGGCTAAACCCAGAACCACACCCTTCAAGGAGCGAATCGCCCTCCAAGAGAGGCGCTTCAAGCTGCCCCCGTTGCCCACGACTACGATTGGTTCGTTCCCCCAAGACAAAGAGGTTCGCGCCTTGCGCCTAGCCTACAAAAAAGGGGAGATCACCCAAGATATCTATGAAGAGGGGATGAGGGCGCATATCAAAGCGTGCATAGAGTTCCAAGAAGAGGCAGGATTTGATGTGCTCGTGCATGGAGAGTTTGAGCGCACCGATATGGTGGAGTATTTTGGTGAGCTCTTAGAGGGTGCGCTGATCACCCAAAATGGATGGGTGCAGAGCTATGGCAGTCGATGTGTCAAGCCTCCCGTGATTTATGGGGATGTCTCACGACCCAAAGAGATGACCCTTTCGTGGAGTCGCTATGCGCAATCGCTCACCTCTAGGCTTATGAAGGGGATGCTCACGGGGCCTGTGACCATTCTCAACTGGAGTTTTGTGCGAGATGATATTCCCAGAAGCGAAGTGTGCGCCCAAATCGCGCTGGCCATCAAAGAGGAGATTCGTGACCTTGAAGAGGCGGGAATCGCCATTATTCAAGTGGATGAGGCGGCGTTTAAGGAGGGCTATCCGCTTAAAAAGGCTCAAAGGGCTGCCTATGAGGAGTTTGCCCTCAAAAGCTTCTGGATTGCCACCTCCAGCGTCAAAGATGAGACGCAGATTCACACCCATATGTGCTATTCCGTCTTTGATGATATTATCACAACGATTTTGGCGATGGACGCTGATGTGATCACCATTGAGACGGCGCGTGCGGGGAATCGATTACTGGAGGCGTTTAAGAAGGTCAACTATGATAAGCAGATTGGACCAGGAATCTATGACATCCACTCCCCAAGAATCCCTAGTGTAGAGGAGATGAAGCGCCAAATTCTTGCTCTTTTTGAAGTGATTGATCCCAAGCAGATATGGGTGAACCCTGATTGCGGGCTCAAGACAAGGGGCTGGAGCGAGACTAAGGCTTCACTCCAAAATCTCATTCAAGCGACCCAAGAGGTGCGAGCGGGGCTCTAA
- a CDS encoding DUF1007 family protein produces the protein MRYFKWLLGLILLGMFSGLYACALCQLYTPKIDVEVIVRGEASQTQGMEVVWRFSEEFSREIALLYGSSKKRELGERELARVKGVLLDYLTPRAYLTTLTMDDGLEIKELKPTPQNPRLFLEGNRVLFSYTLSFVQAIRPLDTISMVLEDREGFFDFSISNVQLAWNPQMSWSENRYNNLLFITQITPIKEQILEVKPLMDEPKELPKRASKVSFEWNLQSILAVFQLRLKELLEKSHQGEIMAGILPLLLFSFLYGALHAAGPGHGKMLVGSYFFGVRQNRAKALFIALAIGVIHTFSAFLMTLALYYFFELFFKEFLDNFLFYATKFSALIIISIALYLLYRKLGALKRLFFGKPKGKQCVAFFVHPPSCTCGGCSDRSKSTDVGVVLGASLVPCPGTVTIFIFTMALGEYGVGFLAAFCMSMGMSLVIFGAASLGRGLKKGVERYTERAILLGECLGVAVMLFLGVSLLVAM, from the coding sequence ATGAGATATTTTAAATGGCTCTTGGGATTGATTCTTCTAGGGATGTTCTCAGGGCTCTATGCTTGTGCCCTATGCCAGCTCTACACTCCCAAGATTGATGTGGAAGTGATAGTGCGGGGCGAGGCTAGCCAGACCCAAGGAATGGAGGTGGTGTGGCGATTCTCTGAGGAGTTTAGCCGAGAGATTGCGCTTTTATACGGCTCATCTAAAAAGAGGGAGCTAGGGGAGAGAGAGCTAGCCCGAGTGAAAGGGGTTTTGCTTGACTACCTCACTCCTAGAGCCTATCTTACGACTCTCACTATGGATGATGGCCTAGAGATCAAAGAGCTCAAACCCACCCCTCAAAACCCTCGACTTTTTTTGGAGGGGAATCGAGTCCTCTTCTCCTATACACTCTCTTTTGTTCAGGCGATTCGCCCTTTAGACACGATCTCTATGGTGCTAGAAGATCGAGAAGGATTTTTTGACTTCTCTATCTCTAATGTCCAGTTGGCTTGGAATCCTCAGATGAGCTGGAGCGAGAATCGCTACAACAACCTCCTTTTTATCACTCAAATCACCCCTATAAAAGAGCAGATTCTTGAAGTGAAACCTCTTATGGATGAGCCCAAAGAGCTACCCAAGAGAGCGAGCAAGGTGAGCTTTGAGTGGAATCTTCAATCGATTCTCGCGGTCTTTCAGCTGCGCCTCAAAGAGCTTTTGGAGAAGAGCCACCAAGGGGAGATAATGGCAGGAATCCTTCCTTTGCTGCTCTTCTCGTTTCTCTATGGGGCGCTTCATGCAGCTGGGCCGGGGCATGGCAAGATGCTGGTGGGCTCCTACTTTTTCGGGGTGCGCCAAAATCGCGCCAAAGCCCTCTTTATCGCACTGGCTATCGGAGTGATTCACACCTTTTCTGCTTTTTTGATGACTCTTGCACTTTACTACTTTTTCGAGCTCTTCTTTAAAGAGTTTTTGGACAATTTCCTCTTCTATGCCACCAAGTTTTCCGCACTCATCATCATCTCAATTGCCCTTTATCTGCTGTATCGCAAGCTGGGTGCTTTGAAGCGACTCTTTTTTGGAAAGCCCAAAGGAAAACAGTGTGTCGCCTTTTTTGTTCACCCTCCCTCTTGCACCTGCGGAGGCTGTTCGGATCGAAGCAAGAGCACAGACGTGGGCGTGGTTTTAGGGGCGAGCTTGGTGCCTTGCCCCGGAACGGTCACGATCTTTATCTTCACGATGGCATTAGGGGAGTATGGAGTTGGATTCTTGGCGGCTTTTTGTATGTCCATGGGGATGAGCTTGGTGATCTTTGGAGCGGCGAGCTTGGGGCGGGGGCTCAAAAAAGGGGTGGAGCGCTACACGGAGCGAGCGATTCTTTTAGGCGAGTGTTTAGGGGTAGCCGTGATGCTCTTTTTGGGAGTCTCGCTTTTGGTAGCGATGTAG
- a CDS encoding lytic transglycosylase domain-containing protein — translation MRILLFWLLPWLLLAQEITLEFLKEKPEGITRDFYIWQFLDQNITPGEANEAYKLVYRSNTKLFGRYFKKSDNKTLSRRTICERMSLSELLKQEPKCIGYALKLSDAAKMSKSDLQKLSKKLAIDAPTTAKHLEILASKEPLKNLLETNATTFATLFEGVGQEYRLEQFNRFIPANAWENLANQNDYKMGRMIQLIILNSAYVALQDSLSKVTGITNTDDRTLFYLGLNALVHGQKENALLYFLRAQTKAKDPLLITRALFWRYLTTGDKAILEEVAQSRHPNIYSIYASQTLQKEPAFEIVRQVLPKDAPPSAPWDTKDPFAWLKIEEQSKKSDSNLSALPDSPLRYRNTESHLALIMQREWRFQKHFFITPYQEIFSQFDSDKQALLYALARQESHLIPTVISTSYALGMMQIMPFNVESIAKNLGERCELTDMFDPALNVKYAEIFLRDLIREFSHPLFISYAYNGGPGFTRRLLARGELFRKDRALDPWYSLEMIPYEESRYYGSRVLANYIIYQQAFGKNLQIADLLNETLIR, via the coding sequence ATGAGAATCCTCCTTTTTTGGCTCCTCCCTTGGCTTCTCTTAGCCCAAGAGATCACGCTTGAGTTTCTCAAAGAGAAGCCCGAGGGAATCACGAGGGACTTTTACATTTGGCAGTTTTTGGATCAAAATATCACACCGGGTGAGGCCAATGAAGCCTACAAGCTCGTCTATAGAAGCAACACCAAACTCTTTGGGCGCTACTTCAAAAAAAGCGACAACAAGACCCTCTCTAGGCGCACTATTTGTGAGCGTATGAGCCTAAGTGAGCTTCTTAAACAAGAGCCCAAATGCATCGGCTATGCACTCAAGCTGAGTGATGCGGCTAAGATGAGCAAGTCTGATCTTCAAAAACTCTCCAAAAAACTCGCCATCGACGCTCCTACCACCGCCAAACATTTAGAGATTCTCGCCTCCAAAGAGCCACTCAAAAATCTCTTAGAAACAAACGCCACCACCTTTGCAACCCTTTTTGAAGGGGTAGGTCAAGAGTATCGCCTAGAGCAATTCAATCGCTTTATTCCCGCTAACGCTTGGGAGAATCTTGCCAATCAAAACGACTATAAGATGGGTCGAATGATCCAGCTCATCATCCTCAACTCCGCCTATGTGGCACTTCAAGATTCGCTCTCCAAAGTCACAGGCATCACCAATACGGACGATCGGACGCTCTTTTATCTAGGACTCAATGCTCTTGTCCATGGCCAAAAAGAGAATGCTCTACTCTACTTCTTGCGCGCCCAAACCAAGGCCAAAGACCCGCTGCTTATCACTCGAGCACTCTTTTGGCGCTACCTTACTACAGGAGATAAGGCGATTTTAGAAGAGGTTGCCCAGAGTCGCCACCCTAACATCTACTCTATCTACGCCAGCCAGACCCTCCAAAAGGAGCCTGCTTTTGAGATTGTTCGGCAAGTACTCCCCAAAGATGCGCCACCAAGCGCTCCATGGGACACCAAAGATCCCTTCGCATGGCTCAAAATCGAAGAGCAGAGCAAAAAGAGCGATTCCAACCTTAGCGCTCTTCCTGATTCCCCCTTGCGCTATCGCAACACCGAATCCCATCTTGCCCTCATCATGCAACGGGAGTGGCGATTCCAAAAACATTTCTTCATCACTCCCTATCAAGAGATTTTTTCTCAATTTGATTCAGATAAACAGGCGCTCCTCTATGCGCTCGCACGCCAAGAGAGTCATCTCATTCCTACGGTCATCTCCACCTCTTATGCGCTTGGAATGATGCAAATCATGCCCTTTAATGTCGAATCCATCGCCAAAAATCTAGGCGAGCGCTGCGAGCTCACCGATATGTTTGATCCCGCACTCAATGTCAAATACGCCGAAATTTTCCTGCGCGACCTCATCAGAGAGTTCTCGCACCCCCTTTTTATCTCCTATGCCTACAACGGAGGTCCTGGCTTCACCCGCCGACTGCTCGCTAGAGGGGAGCTCTTTAGAAAAGATCGTGCGCTAGATCCCTGGTATAGCCTAGAGATGATTCCCTACGAGGAATCACGCTACTACGGCTCTAGAGTGCTTGCCAACTATATCATCTACCAACAAGCTTTTGGCAAAAATCTCCAGATCGCCGATCTGCTCAACGAGACGCTGATTCGATAG
- a CDS encoding YggT family protein: protein MIFSTLIEAIAQILHMILNLYMWVIIIAALISWVRPDPYNPIVQILSRLTEPLYYQLRRRIPTVFSGIDLAPLIVIIALQFLDLFLVKLLFGLARSL from the coding sequence ATGATCTTCTCAACCCTCATAGAAGCCATCGCCCAAATTCTCCATATGATTCTCAACCTCTATATGTGGGTGATCATCATCGCTGCGCTCATTAGCTGGGTGCGCCCTGATCCCTACAATCCTATCGTCCAGATTCTCTCACGCCTCACCGAGCCCCTCTATTACCAGTTGCGCCGCAGGATTCCCACGGTCTTTAGCGGAATTGACCTCGCACCACTGATTGTCATCATCGCGCTTCAATTCCTTGACCTCTTTCTTGTGAAGCTTCTCTTTGGACTCGCGCGTAGCCTATGA